A portion of the Neorhodopirellula lusitana genome contains these proteins:
- a CDS encoding ThuA domain-containing protein codes for MKLFLLLLVTFASVANADSLVFEGDSGPGVGKHIVFLAGDHEYRSEESLPAVARLLAKHHGFKCTVLFNIDPKTGEIAAGKPSLMPGMEALDTADLAVVFLRFQNLPEDQMKHFDDYLKRGGPVVGLRTSTHAFQIPEGKPFEKYSFRSKADGYELGFGHQVLGQTWVGHYGRNHVQSTRITVIDEMKDHPILRGVKDVWVQAGAYVGKPTDGDILTMAQPLEGMTPDSPIVESLPPQPSEWTRTYQSESGKEGRVLTSLYGTPEDFTNEGYRRMMVNGIFWALGMEDSITPDLDVSLVGPFNPNTFGNQTHALGIKPEMYEGFESPIPANNNVNRPGNKKAANKKKAAN; via the coding sequence ATGAAACTGTTTCTGTTGTTGTTAGTCACTTTCGCAAGCGTTGCGAACGCGGATTCACTGGTCTTTGAAGGTGATTCCGGCCCAGGCGTTGGCAAGCACATTGTCTTCCTAGCCGGCGACCACGAGTACCGATCTGAAGAATCACTACCAGCGGTGGCACGGTTACTCGCCAAGCATCACGGTTTCAAATGCACGGTTCTGTTCAACATTGATCCCAAGACAGGGGAAATTGCTGCGGGCAAGCCATCCTTAATGCCAGGCATGGAAGCTCTCGACACCGCGGACCTGGCGGTAGTCTTCCTTCGGTTCCAAAACCTGCCCGAGGATCAAATGAAACACTTCGATGATTATTTGAAACGAGGTGGTCCCGTGGTCGGTTTGCGAACTTCGACGCACGCTTTTCAAATTCCCGAAGGCAAGCCGTTCGAGAAGTATTCTTTCCGCAGCAAAGCGGACGGCTACGAACTCGGTTTCGGTCACCAGGTCCTAGGCCAGACGTGGGTTGGCCACTACGGTCGCAATCACGTCCAGAGCACTCGCATCACCGTGATCGATGAAATGAAAGATCACCCCATCCTGCGAGGCGTCAAGGATGTTTGGGTGCAAGCGGGAGCGTATGTCGGCAAACCCACCGACGGCGACATCCTGACAATGGCTCAACCACTCGAGGGCATGACGCCAGATTCGCCGATCGTCGAATCACTGCCGCCACAACCTTCGGAATGGACCCGCACCTACCAATCCGAATCCGGAAAGGAAGGACGCGTGCTGACATCGTTGTACGGAACCCCGGAAGACTTCACCAACGAGGGCTATCGCCGAATGATGGTGAACGGCATTTTCTGGGCACTGGGGATGGAAGACTCGATCACGCCGGACCTGGACGTCTCGCTGGTCGGACCATTCAACCCGAACACGTTTGGCAATCAAACGCACGCCTTGGGCATCAAGCCAGAAATGTATGAAGGATTCGAAAGCCCGATTCCCGCCAACAACAACGTGAACCGCCCCGGCAATAAAAAAGCAGCCAACAAGAAAAAGGCGGCTAACTAG